A genomic window from Blastococcus saxobsidens DD2 includes:
- a CDS encoding ANTAR domain-containing response regulator has protein sequence MSSDPVRVLIAEDEALIRLDLKEMLEEEGYTVVAEVGDGQQAIDRAEELRPDLVILDIQMPVLDGLSAAERIASARIAPVIVLTAFSQRELVERARDAGAMAYLVKPFSKNDLVPAIEVARGRFAEMAALDGEVRTLEERLETRKVVEQAKGRLMTDRGMTEADAFRWLQRTAMDRRTSMKSLAEAVLSGSATSDGGSD, from the coding sequence GTGAGCAGTGACCCGGTCCGCGTTCTGATCGCCGAGGACGAAGCCCTGATCCGGCTCGATCTCAAGGAGATGCTGGAGGAGGAGGGGTACACGGTCGTCGCGGAGGTCGGCGACGGGCAGCAGGCGATCGACCGCGCCGAGGAGTTGCGTCCCGACCTGGTCATCCTCGACATCCAGATGCCGGTGCTCGACGGGCTGTCCGCGGCCGAGCGGATCGCCTCCGCGCGGATCGCGCCGGTCATCGTGCTGACCGCCTTCAGCCAGCGCGAGCTCGTGGAGCGCGCCCGCGACGCCGGGGCGATGGCGTACCTGGTGAAGCCGTTCTCCAAGAACGACCTGGTGCCGGCCATCGAGGTGGCCCGGGGACGGTTCGCGGAGATGGCCGCCCTGGACGGCGAGGTACGCACCCTCGAGGAGCGGCTCGAGACCCGCAAGGTCGTGGAGCAGGCGAAGGGTCGGCTCATGACGGACCGCGGTATGACCGAGGCCGACGCCTTCCGGTGGCTGCAGCGCACGGCGATGGACCGGCGGACGAGCATGAAATCGCTCGCCGAGGCGGTCCTGTCCGGGAGTGCGACGTCGGACGGCGGCTCCGACTGA